A stretch of Eubalaena glacialis isolate mEubGla1 chromosome 10, mEubGla1.1.hap2.+ XY, whole genome shotgun sequence DNA encodes these proteins:
- the OVOL1 gene encoding putative transcription factor Ovo-like 1 isoform X1: MPRAFLVKKPCVSTCRRNWSELPDEERGEIYVPVSLGFCPPQPYREPEPSVAEPPSCPLALDMSLRDSSYSVTPGPCVVAQLPSEDTSRLADPQSRDHGFLRTKMKVTLGDTPSGDLFTCHICQKAFTYQRMLNRHMKCHNDVKRHLCTYCGKGFNDTFDLKRHVRTHTGVRPYKCSLCDKAFTQRCSLESHLKKIHGVQQKYAYKERRAKLYVCEECGCTSESQEGHVLHLKEHHPDSPLLRKTSKKVAVALQDTVTSLLQSSHHL, translated from the exons ATGCCCCGCGCGTTTCTGGTGAAGAAGCCGTGCGTCTCCACGTGCAGGAGGAACTGGAGCGAGCTCCCCGACGAGGAGCGCGGCGAGATCTACGTGCCAG TCAGCCTAGGCTTCTGCCCACCACAGCCCTACAGGGAGCCAGAGCCATCAGTGGCCGAACCCCCTTCTTGCCCCCTGGCTTTGGACATGAGCCTTCGGGATTCCAGCTATAGTGTGACCCCAGGGCCCTGCGTGGTGGCCCAGCTGCCCTCCGAAGACACGAGCCGCCTGGCAGACCCACAGAGCAGGGACCATGGCTTCCTGCGCACCAAGATGAAG GTGACCCTGGGGGACACTCCCAGTGGAGACCTCTTCACCTGCCACATCTGCCAGAAGGCCTTCACATACCAGCGCATGCTGAATCGCCACATGAAGTGTCACAACGACGTCAAGAGGCACCTCTGCACCTACTGCGGGAAGGGCTTCAACGACACCTTCGACCTGAAGAGACACGTGCGCACCCACACTG GCGTGCGGCCCTACAAATGCAGCCTGTGTGACAAGGCCTTCACGCAGCGCTGCTCTCTGGAGTCTCATCTCAAGAAGATCCACGGCGTGCAACAGAAGTACGCGTACAAGGAGCGGCGGGCCAAGCTGTACGTGTGCGAGGAGTGCGGCTGCACGTCCGAGAGCCAGGAGGGCCACGTCCTGCACCTGAAGGAGCACCACCCTGACAGCCCGCTGCTGCGCAAGACCTCCAAGAAGGTGGCCGTGGCCCTGCAGGACACCGTCACCTCCCTGCTGCAGAGCAGTCACCACCTCTGA
- the OVOL1 gene encoding putative transcription factor Ovo-like 1 isoform X2: protein MSLRDSSYSVTPGPCVVAQLPSEDTSRLADPQSRDHGFLRTKMKVTLGDTPSGDLFTCHICQKAFTYQRMLNRHMKCHNDVKRHLCTYCGKGFNDTFDLKRHVRTHTGVRPYKCSLCDKAFTQRCSLESHLKKIHGVQQKYAYKERRAKLYVCEECGCTSESQEGHVLHLKEHHPDSPLLRKTSKKVAVALQDTVTSLLQSSHHL, encoded by the exons ATGAGCCTTCGGGATTCCAGCTATAGTGTGACCCCAGGGCCCTGCGTGGTGGCCCAGCTGCCCTCCGAAGACACGAGCCGCCTGGCAGACCCACAGAGCAGGGACCATGGCTTCCTGCGCACCAAGATGAAG GTGACCCTGGGGGACACTCCCAGTGGAGACCTCTTCACCTGCCACATCTGCCAGAAGGCCTTCACATACCAGCGCATGCTGAATCGCCACATGAAGTGTCACAACGACGTCAAGAGGCACCTCTGCACCTACTGCGGGAAGGGCTTCAACGACACCTTCGACCTGAAGAGACACGTGCGCACCCACACTG GCGTGCGGCCCTACAAATGCAGCCTGTGTGACAAGGCCTTCACGCAGCGCTGCTCTCTGGAGTCTCATCTCAAGAAGATCCACGGCGTGCAACAGAAGTACGCGTACAAGGAGCGGCGGGCCAAGCTGTACGTGTGCGAGGAGTGCGGCTGCACGTCCGAGAGCCAGGAGGGCCACGTCCTGCACCTGAAGGAGCACCACCCTGACAGCCCGCTGCTGCGCAAGACCTCCAAGAAGGTGGCCGTGGCCCTGCAGGACACCGTCACCTCCCTGCTGCAGAGCAGTCACCACCTCTGA
- the OVOL1 gene encoding putative transcription factor Ovo-like 1 isoform X3, giving the protein MLNRHMKCHNDVKRHLCTYCGKGFNDTFDLKRHVRTHTGVRPYKCSLCDKAFTQRCSLESHLKKIHGVQQKYAYKERRAKLYVCEECGCTSESQEGHVLHLKEHHPDSPLLRKTSKKVAVALQDTVTSLLQSSHHL; this is encoded by the exons ATGCTGAATCGCCACATGAAGTGTCACAACGACGTCAAGAGGCACCTCTGCACCTACTGCGGGAAGGGCTTCAACGACACCTTCGACCTGAAGAGACACGTGCGCACCCACACTG GCGTGCGGCCCTACAAATGCAGCCTGTGTGACAAGGCCTTCACGCAGCGCTGCTCTCTGGAGTCTCATCTCAAGAAGATCCACGGCGTGCAACAGAAGTACGCGTACAAGGAGCGGCGGGCCAAGCTGTACGTGTGCGAGGAGTGCGGCTGCACGTCCGAGAGCCAGGAGGGCCACGTCCTGCACCTGAAGGAGCACCACCCTGACAGCCCGCTGCTGCGCAAGACCTCCAAGAAGGTGGCCGTGGCCCTGCAGGACACCGTCACCTCCCTGCTGCAGAGCAGTCACCACCTCTGA